CACCTTGATCAATCCTTTGAAGTGAAGCTATTCTACAATAAGCAAAATATTCTCGCTGTCTGCCAACGACTTAGGAATTAAATTTTCTTGTTGCTGACGGTTGAATAACGACATCATAAGTTTTTTGGAGTTAATTAGTTGTATGTCTGAAACCGAAAATAAAATGATTCTTGATCGAGCAGATATCCAGTTAAAAGTTATTAATGTCCTGAAAGATATGACTATTGATTGGGAGCTAGATTTGCAGGGTGGAATCAATATGAAAACTCGACTAATGGAGGACCTGGCTTTTGAGTCACTCGATATTGTCCAATTGGTGGTTTCTCTAGAGAAGACATTTGAACAAAATGGGCTACCATTTGCAAGACTATTCATGCGTGACGACGAATATGTTGATGAAATTCTAGTAGGAGAATTAGTTGATTTCCTCGCCGAAAATATCGTTAGACACGAGTAATTTACACATGAAGATACATTTTCATTGGTTTCTGAAGAGAAAATTTAACGCTTGAATGATGAAAGACCTATGACTTCAGAAAAATCTTTGTTTAAGTGCAAAGGATTAAATACCTAAAAGCAATAATTCGTAGATATTCCTGAGTTGAATACGAAGACAGTTGAGCCTGTCAAACCTAATTGTGAACCCTAGGAGATTTGTTCAGTGAATAAAGTTTTAATGATTGGGTTAGATGGTGCAACCTATACATTATTGAATCCAATGATGGAGAACGGCATCATGCCGTTCATGAATAAATTTCTGAAAGAAGGGGTTTACTCAAACTTGATGTCAACTCGAAACCCCTTAACACCCCCAGCCTGGACATCAATGATTACAGGTAGAGATCCTGATGCCCATGGTATTTACGATTTTTTGCATCCAGAGAGCAGCAGTAATGGTGTGTATCTGAAGCTCAATGACTCACGAAACATTCGTTGTGAAACACTATGGTCGATGGCGAGTCGGCAAGGTAAGAAGGTGACATCTCTCAATTTTTATGGGATGTCACCACCATTTCCCATTGATGGCTATTTGATTTCAGGGTTTGTACCATGGAAACACTTGCGAAGTGCGACACATCCACCCACTCTCTTTGAGACATTAAAATCTCTGCCAAACTTTAACTATAAACACTTAGGAATGGATATTAGTGATGAGAAAAAATGTATTCAAGGTCTTGGAGAAGATGAGTATGAAAATTGGATTTTTTCTCAATTGAATCGAACTGAAGCATGGTCGGATCTTCTCAGCTACCTAATGAAGACAGATCCAACTGATTTAACTGCAATTGTGTTTGATGGTCCTGACAAATTGCAGCATCTGTTCTGGCGTTATCTTGACCCACAATTGTTTGCTACT
The Neosynechococcus sphagnicola sy1 DNA segment above includes these coding regions:
- a CDS encoding acyl carrier protein, with translation MSETENKMILDRADIQLKVINVLKDMTIDWELDLQGGINMKTRLMEDLAFESLDIVQLVVSLEKTFEQNGLPFARLFMRDDEYVDEILVGELVDFLAENIVRHE